Proteins found in one Amycolatopsis aidingensis genomic segment:
- a CDS encoding NUDIX hydrolase, whose translation MSGASNPARVRAAGAVLWRQAGTGAVEVAVVHRPRYDDWSLPKGKLDPGETTPVAAAREVAEETGFDAILGRFLTRIEYEVHSRGLRAPKTVDYFSAEATGGRFVPNAEVDELRWLNPAEAESVLDYPADRNVLREFLALPPRLTTLLLVRHAKAGKRDEWAGDDDLRPLSDAGLRQAEAVRELLRPFRPGPVFAAPRLRCVQTVRGVAEELGTEVRHEHLLSEEGYWPDPETGIARLLDIVSEGGTPLICSQGGVIPDVVARLAERDGVRLPSTKNGTVASKKGSLWLLAFRPGTAAGSLQPARLAAASYFASPLPDPVTAAHS comes from the coding sequence GTGAGCGGGGCGTCCAATCCGGCCAGGGTTCGTGCGGCGGGAGCGGTGCTGTGGCGGCAGGCAGGCACCGGTGCGGTAGAGGTGGCCGTGGTGCACCGGCCGCGCTACGACGACTGGTCGCTGCCGAAGGGAAAACTGGACCCCGGGGAGACCACGCCCGTCGCCGCGGCCCGTGAGGTGGCCGAGGAGACCGGTTTCGACGCCATCCTGGGGCGGTTCCTCACCCGGATCGAGTACGAGGTGCACAGCCGCGGCCTGCGGGCGCCGAAGACGGTCGACTACTTCAGTGCCGAGGCGACGGGCGGCCGCTTCGTGCCCAACGCCGAAGTCGACGAGCTGCGCTGGCTGAACCCTGCCGAGGCCGAGTCCGTGCTCGACTACCCTGCCGACCGGAACGTGCTGCGGGAGTTCCTCGCCCTGCCGCCCCGGCTGACCACCCTGCTGCTGGTACGGCACGCAAAGGCGGGCAAGCGGGACGAATGGGCTGGGGACGACGACCTCCGCCCGCTGTCCGATGCCGGGCTACGCCAGGCGGAGGCGGTACGGGAACTGCTACGTCCGTTCCGGCCGGGACCGGTTTTCGCCGCGCCCCGGCTGCGTTGCGTGCAGACCGTGCGCGGGGTCGCCGAGGAACTCGGCACGGAGGTGCGGCACGAGCACCTGCTGTCCGAGGAAGGATACTGGCCCGATCCGGAAACCGGTATCGCGCGCTTGCTCGACATCGTCTCCGAGGGCGGCACGCCGCTGATCTGCAGCCAGGGCGGGGTGATCCCGGACGTGGTCGCCCGCCTTGCCGAACGGGACGGGGTACGGCTGCCGAGCACGAAGAACGGGACGGTGGCGAGCAAGAAGGGCTCGCTGTGGCTGCTGGCCTTCCGTCCCGGCACTGCTGCGGGGTCCCTGCAGCCGGCAAGGCTCGCCGCGGCGAGCTACTTCGCCAGCCCGCTCCCGGACCCGGTGACCGCCGCGCACTCTTGA
- a CDS encoding HU family DNA-binding protein encodes MANKAQLIEALSERLEGDKKVAAKAVDEIVDIIIRTVNKGEKVNITGFGVFEKRARAARTARNPRTGETVRVKKTNVPAFRAGTTFKDVVSGAKKLPKATAVKRATATSRSTGSTSRTTSSRTSKATASRPTATRSTTTRTSSRAGSTSRAGTTSRSSTSRATATKAAPKTAAKSTKSTAKTTAAKSTAAKASTAKKTTAKAAPKTATKATKSTSAAAKKTTAAKKKK; translated from the coding sequence ATGGCCAACAAGGCCCAGCTGATCGAAGCGCTGTCGGAGCGCTTGGAAGGCGACAAGAAGGTTGCGGCGAAGGCGGTCGACGAGATCGTCGATATCATCATCCGCACGGTGAACAAGGGTGAGAAGGTGAACATCACCGGCTTCGGGGTGTTCGAGAAGCGTGCCCGCGCCGCCCGCACCGCCCGGAACCCGCGCACCGGCGAGACGGTGCGGGTCAAGAAGACGAACGTCCCGGCCTTCCGGGCCGGAACGACGTTCAAGGACGTGGTGAGCGGCGCGAAGAAGCTGCCCAAGGCCACGGCCGTGAAGCGTGCTACCGCTACCTCGCGCAGCACCGGCAGCACCAGCCGGACGACGAGCTCGCGTACCAGCAAGGCGACCGCGAGCCGCCCGACCGCGACGCGGAGCACGACGACCCGTACCTCCTCGCGGGCCGGCAGCACCTCGCGTGCCGGTACCACCAGCCGGTCCAGCACGAGCCGGGCGACGGCGACGAAGGCCGCACCGAAGACGGCGGCCAAGTCCACCAAGTCGACGGCGAAGACCACCGCGGCGAAGAGCACGGCGGCGAAGGCCAGCACGGCCAAGAAGACCACCGCCAAGGCTGCGCCGAAGACCGCGACCAAGGCCACCAAGTCGACCTCGGCGGCTGCCAAGAAGACCACAGCGGCCAAGAAGAAGAAGTAA
- the leuD gene encoding 3-isopropylmalate dehydratase small subunit — translation MEPFTTHTGVGVPLRRSNVDTDQIIPAVYLKRVSRTGFEDGLFAAWRGDETFVLNQEPFRAGTVLVAGQDFGTGSSREHAVWALMNYGFRVVISSRFADIFRGNAGKQGLLAAQCEQADVEQLWKILENGPGTRVTVDLEAKTVRAKEFVAPFTIDDYTRWRLLEGLDDIALTLRHAGEIDAFESERPSWRPVTTPQAAQPAAPGPS, via the coding sequence ATGGAACCGTTCACCACCCACACCGGGGTCGGAGTGCCCCTGCGCAGGTCCAACGTGGACACCGACCAGATCATCCCGGCGGTCTATCTGAAGCGGGTCAGCCGGACCGGCTTCGAGGACGGGCTGTTCGCCGCCTGGCGCGGGGACGAGACCTTCGTGCTCAACCAGGAGCCGTTCCGGGCAGGCACCGTGCTGGTCGCAGGCCAGGACTTCGGCACAGGCTCCTCCCGCGAGCACGCCGTCTGGGCCCTGATGAACTACGGCTTCCGGGTCGTCATCTCCTCCCGGTTTGCCGACATCTTCCGCGGCAACGCGGGCAAGCAGGGCCTGCTGGCCGCCCAGTGCGAGCAGGCGGACGTCGAACAGCTGTGGAAGATCCTGGAGAACGGGCCCGGCACGAGGGTCACCGTGGACCTCGAGGCGAAGACGGTACGAGCCAAGGAGTTCGTCGCGCCCTTCACGATCGACGACTACACCCGCTGGCGGCTGCTGGAGGGGCTGGACGACATCGCCCTGACCCTGCGACACGCCGGGGAGATCGACGCCTTCGAGTCCGAGCGCCCGAGCTGGCGTCCGGTGACCACCCCGCAGGCCGCTCAGCCGGCCGCTCCCGGCCCCTCCTAG
- the leuC gene encoding 3-isopropylmalate dehydratase large subunit, whose translation MPASKPRTLAEKVWDNHTVRRGEGAEPDLLYIDLHLVHEVTSPQAFDGLRLAGRPVRRPDLTIATEDHNVPTVDIELPIADPVSRTQVDTLRRNCQEFGIRLHPMGDAEQGIVHVIGPQLGLTQPGMTVVCGDSHTSTHGAFGAMAFGIGTSEVEHVLATQTLPLRPFKTMAINVDGRLRPGVTAKDIILAVIAKIGTGGGQGYVLEYRGSAIESLSMEARMTICNMSIEAGARAGMIAPDEVTFQYLSGRPHAPAGAEWDAAVAAWRELRTDEGASFDAEVHLDASELTPFVTWGTNPGQGLPLGERVPDPAAIADENERYAAEKALAYMDLIPGTPLREVAVDTVFLGSCTNGRIEDLRAAAEVLRGRKVADNVRMLVVPGSMRVRKTAEAEGLDTVFTAAGAEWRQAGCSMCLGMNPDQLAPGERSASTSNRNFEGRQGKGGRTHLVSPLVAAATAVRGTLASPEDLN comes from the coding sequence ATGCCGGCGAGTAAGCCGAGGACGCTTGCGGAGAAGGTGTGGGACAACCACACCGTGCGCCGCGGCGAGGGCGCCGAGCCCGACCTGCTCTACATCGACCTCCACCTGGTGCACGAGGTGACCAGCCCGCAGGCGTTCGACGGGCTGCGCCTCGCGGGCAGGCCGGTGCGGCGGCCGGATCTCACCATCGCCACCGAGGACCACAACGTCCCCACGGTCGACATCGAGCTGCCGATCGCCGACCCGGTCTCCAGGACCCAGGTGGACACCCTGCGGCGCAACTGCCAGGAGTTCGGCATCCGCCTGCATCCGATGGGCGACGCCGAGCAGGGCATCGTGCACGTGATCGGCCCCCAGCTCGGGCTGACCCAGCCGGGGATGACGGTGGTGTGCGGCGACAGTCACACCTCCACGCACGGCGCGTTCGGCGCCATGGCCTTCGGCATCGGGACCTCCGAGGTCGAGCACGTCCTGGCGACCCAGACGCTGCCGCTGCGGCCGTTCAAGACGATGGCGATCAATGTGGACGGGCGGTTGCGCCCGGGGGTGACCGCGAAGGACATCATCCTCGCGGTGATCGCCAAGATCGGCACCGGTGGCGGCCAGGGGTACGTCCTGGAGTACCGGGGCAGCGCGATCGAGTCGCTGTCCATGGAAGCCAGGATGACCATCTGCAACATGTCGATCGAGGCAGGCGCGCGGGCCGGCATGATCGCCCCGGACGAGGTGACCTTCCAGTACCTCAGCGGGCGTCCGCACGCCCCGGCCGGGGCCGAATGGGACGCCGCCGTGGCCGCCTGGCGGGAGCTGCGCACGGACGAGGGCGCGAGCTTCGACGCCGAGGTGCATCTGGATGCGAGCGAGCTCACGCCGTTCGTGACCTGGGGCACGAACCCGGGGCAGGGGCTGCCGCTCGGCGAGCGGGTTCCGGACCCGGCCGCGATCGCGGACGAGAACGAGCGGTACGCCGCCGAGAAGGCCCTCGCCTACATGGACCTGATCCCGGGCACCCCGCTGCGTGAGGTCGCCGTGGACACCGTCTTCCTCGGCTCCTGCACCAACGGCCGGATCGAGGACCTGCGGGCGGCGGCCGAGGTGCTGCGCGGCCGCAAGGTCGCAGACAACGTCCGGATGCTGGTCGTGCCCGGCTCGATGCGGGTGCGCAAGACGGCCGAGGCCGAGGGGCTCGACACGGTGTTCACCGCCGCGGGTGCCGAGTGGCGGCAGGCAGGCTGCTCCATGTGCCTCGGCATGAACCCGGATCAGCTGGCGCCGGGTGAGCGCAGCGCGTCGACCTCCAACCGCAACTTCGAGGGCAGGCAGGGCAAGGGGGGCCGGACCCACCTGGTGTCTCCGCTGGTGGCGGCCGCGACGGCCGTGCGCGGCACCCTGGCCTCGCCGGAAGACCTGAACTGA
- a CDS encoding CHAT domain-containing protein has product MVALGNALLSPFEILGSLERATRRYRAELTGMAAQDPRRPAARKALAQVLFERHQSTQDETAYLEAAGIARELAAEDALDARLIARWGHAVAGRIQQTALGMTPGAGEPHAGGIAALTANEVVSTLLAEDAPGALEGLEEGRALLLSGAFNTRGELDALRAADPGLAAEFTALREEALAALNPGQEASPGEQDRFRERMARCAELVERIKALPGFARFLLPLPLGIAELRPAAAEGPVVAINVHASRCDALALCADGVVPIPLPGLSAADLVAQAGAFETAVGTLTSCPGGFLAEQAQHTVRDTLAWLWEVLAEPVLTRLGFTVTPAEGRDWPRLWWSPTGPLNFLPLHAAGKGAGESVLDRVVSSYTPTLRALLRARSRPAPARRTALAVAMPQTPGQTPLPATVREATALAGRFAGPAPLIGAEATAAAVRAALPGVTIAHFACHASSDPEDVSAARLLLHDGPLDVTEISELDLGSAELAYLSACATARGSLRHANEAVHLASACQLAGYPQVVATLWEVEDEVAATVAAEFHRAVAAQRGRLDGATALHTAVRRVRAAAPERPGSWAAYLHAGA; this is encoded by the coding sequence ATGGTGGCGCTTGGTAACGCCCTGCTGTCGCCGTTCGAGATCCTGGGCTCGCTGGAGCGGGCAACGCGACGGTACCGCGCCGAACTGACCGGGATGGCGGCGCAGGACCCGCGCCGCCCCGCCGCCAGGAAAGCACTGGCGCAGGTGCTGTTCGAACGCCACCAGAGCACTCAGGACGAAACCGCCTACCTCGAGGCCGCCGGTATCGCGCGGGAGCTGGCCGCCGAGGACGCCCTCGATGCGCGGCTCATCGCACGGTGGGGGCACGCGGTCGCGGGCCGGATCCAGCAGACCGCGCTCGGGATGACGCCGGGTGCAGGGGAGCCGCACGCGGGCGGTATCGCCGCGCTGACCGCGAACGAGGTGGTGTCCACCCTGCTGGCGGAGGACGCACCCGGGGCGCTGGAAGGGCTGGAGGAGGGCAGGGCGCTGTTGCTGTCCGGCGCGTTCAACACCCGCGGGGAGCTGGACGCCCTGCGCGCCGCCGATCCCGGCCTCGCAGCGGAGTTCACCGCCCTGCGGGAGGAGGCGCTGGCCGCGTTGAACCCCGGGCAGGAGGCGAGCCCCGGCGAGCAGGACCGGTTCCGGGAACGGATGGCGCGGTGCGCCGAGCTGGTCGAGCGGATCAAGGCCCTGCCCGGATTCGCCCGCTTCCTGCTGCCCCTCCCGCTCGGTATCGCCGAGCTGCGCCCCGCCGCTGCGGAAGGTCCGGTGGTGGCGATCAACGTGCACGCCAGCCGGTGCGACGCATTGGCACTGTGCGCCGACGGGGTGGTCCCGATCCCGTTGCCAGGGCTGTCCGCGGCCGATCTGGTGGCGCAGGCCGGTGCCTTCGAGACGGCGGTGGGCACTCTGACCTCCTGCCCCGGCGGTTTCCTTGCCGAGCAGGCCCAGCACACGGTGCGGGACACCCTGGCCTGGCTGTGGGAGGTGCTCGCGGAACCGGTGCTGACCCGGCTGGGGTTCACCGTCACCCCGGCGGAGGGCAGGGACTGGCCGCGGCTGTGGTGGTCACCGACCGGCCCGCTGAACTTCCTGCCGCTGCACGCCGCGGGCAAGGGCGCCGGTGAGTCGGTGCTCGACCGCGTGGTCAGCTCCTACACGCCGACCCTGCGCGCACTGCTGCGCGCCCGTTCGCGTCCGGCCCCTGCCCGGCGCACAGCGCTCGCGGTCGCCATGCCGCAGACCCCTGGCCAGACCCCGCTGCCGGCGACCGTGCGCGAGGCCACGGCGTTGGCAGGCCGGTTCGCGGGCCCGGCGCCCCTGATCGGTGCGGAGGCGACCGCCGCCGCGGTGCGTGCCGCCCTGCCCGGGGTCACCATCGCGCATTTCGCCTGCCATGCCAGCAGTGACCCCGAGGACGTCTCGGCGGCGCGGCTGCTGCTGCACGACGGACCCCTCGACGTCACCGAGATCAGCGAGCTGGACCTCGGCTCCGCGGAGCTGGCTTACCTTTCCGCCTGTGCCACCGCGCGGGGCAGCCTGCGCCATGCGAACGAGGCCGTGCACCTGGCCTCGGCCTGCCAGCTTGCCGGGTACCCACAGGTGGTGGCCACCCTCTGGGAGGTGGAGGACGAGGTCGCGGCCACGGTAGCGGCGGAGTTCCATCGTGCGGTCGCGGCGCAGCGCGGCCGGCTGGACGGTGCTACCGCGCTGCACACCGCGGTTCGCCGGGTGCGCGCCGCCGCCCCCGAGCGGCCCGGTTCCTGGGCCGCGTATCTGCACGCGGGTGCCTGA
- a CDS encoding Gmad2 immunoglobulin-like domain-containing protein: protein MTIDVQQPRTHDLVGNNIQVAGVAGGAFEANFNYRVHEGHDEVTGYFLAGDGSGGHGQFQITVDVAGAAFVLDRLFVEVFHVSPKDGAELDKVVVPVVFGPKIVPGYRVYLEHVVQPGETLWSIAAQYYGSGNLYHRLVAANPGTITNPNVIHPGDVIRVPQGD, encoded by the coding sequence GTGACGATCGACGTGCAGCAGCCGAGGACGCATGACCTGGTGGGCAACAACATCCAGGTGGCCGGAGTGGCGGGCGGGGCGTTCGAGGCGAACTTCAACTACCGGGTGCACGAGGGGCACGACGAGGTGACCGGGTACTTCCTGGCAGGGGACGGCAGTGGCGGGCACGGTCAGTTCCAGATCACCGTGGACGTGGCGGGGGCCGCGTTCGTGCTGGACCGGTTGTTCGTGGAGGTGTTCCACGTCTCCCCGAAGGATGGTGCCGAGCTGGACAAGGTGGTCGTGCCCGTCGTCTTCGGGCCGAAGATCGTTCCCGGCTACCGGGTCTACCTGGAACATGTGGTGCAGCCGGGCGAGACGCTGTGGAGCATCGCCGCCCAGTACTACGGTTCCGGAAATCTCTATCACCGGCTGGTGGCGGCGAACCCCGGCACGATCACCAACCCCAACGTCATCCATCCCGGCGATGTGATCCGCGTGCCGCAGGGCGACTGA
- a CDS encoding HAD family hydrolase, giving the protein MCLDIDDTLIDFTAAGRHALAALIGRADLWPLWERVTEEHVARVVAGELDYASMHRRRTQYFLAELATIGMLVEPRDPGVFEQRRKELLRRSWRLFEDVVPCLEWLAAAGVRLAAVTNASGAHQRAKLADLGLARFFDHVAIAGELGVAKPDPVMFHSVCLTIGCAPAEAAHVGDKLDTDAVGAQRAGLGGVWLDRGRTPSTVPDGVHVINSLAELPELLVCEFARVGAPGVPLPR; this is encoded by the coding sequence GTGTGCCTTGACATCGATGACACCCTGATCGACTTCACCGCGGCGGGCAGGCATGCGCTCGCCGCCCTGATCGGCAGGGCGGACCTGTGGCCGCTCTGGGAGCGGGTCACCGAGGAGCACGTCGCCAGGGTGGTGGCCGGTGAGCTCGACTACGCCTCCATGCACCGGCGACGCACCCAGTACTTCCTCGCCGAGCTGGCGACCATCGGCATGCTCGTCGAGCCCCGTGACCCCGGAGTCTTCGAACAGCGCCGCAAGGAACTGCTGCGCCGGTCCTGGCGGCTGTTCGAGGATGTGGTGCCCTGCCTGGAGTGGCTGGCCGCGGCCGGGGTCCGGCTCGCCGCTGTGACCAACGCCTCCGGGGCGCACCAGCGGGCCAAGCTCGCCGACCTCGGCCTCGCCCGGTTCTTCGACCATGTGGCCATCGCGGGCGAGCTGGGGGTGGCCAAGCCCGATCCGGTGATGTTCCACTCGGTGTGCCTCACCATCGGCTGTGCGCCAGCCGAGGCCGCGCATGTGGGCGACAAGCTGGACACCGACGCCGTCGGCGCGCAGCGGGCCGGGCTCGGCGGGGTCTGGCTGGACCGTGGCCGGACGCCGTCGACCGTCCCGGACGGCGTACATGTCATCAACAGCCTTGCCGAGCTGCCCGAGCTGCTGGTCTGCGAGTTCGCCAGGGTAGGGGCGCCAGGGGTGCCGCTGCCACGCTGA
- the gltX gene encoding glutamate--tRNA ligase translates to MSDDATRVRARFCPSPTGTPHVGLIRTALFNWAFARHHGGSLVFRIEDTDAARDTQESYDALLDALRWLGLDWDEGPEAGGEYGPYRQSERREVYADIAARLLEAGELYEAYSTNEEVEQRRREAGQDPKLGYDNHDRELTAQQREAFRAEGRTPVLRLRMPDEDLGWTDLVRGEISFPAGSIPDPVLVRGNGDPLYTLTNPVDDALMRITHVLRGEDLLPSTPRQLALYQALRRIGVTDFTPEFGHLPYVMGEGNKKLSKRDPSSNLFHYRERGFIPEGLLNYLALLGWSIAEDRDIFGVDELVAAFQITKVSANPARFDVKKAEAINATHLRALDVEDFTGRVVPYLAAAGVLPETPTEEQLRTLRAIAPLVQERVTVLGEAGDLVRFLFAEEADFAPEEAAAAKALGADAEPVLRAAIEALDTLPSWTTDAIEQALKDALVDGLGLKPRKAFAPVRVAITGRTVSPPLYESMELLGRDRSLGRLRRAVPGN, encoded by the coding sequence ATGAGTGACGACGCCACCCGGGTCCGCGCCCGCTTCTGCCCTTCCCCGACCGGTACCCCGCACGTCGGGTTGATCCGCACGGCCCTGTTCAACTGGGCCTTCGCCCGGCACCACGGCGGCAGCCTGGTGTTCCGGATCGAGGACACCGATGCCGCGCGGGACACCCAGGAGTCCTACGACGCGCTGCTGGACGCCCTGCGCTGGCTCGGCCTCGACTGGGACGAGGGGCCGGAGGCAGGCGGCGAGTACGGGCCGTACCGGCAGAGCGAGCGGCGGGAGGTCTACGCCGATATCGCGGCGCGGTTGCTGGAGGCCGGGGAGCTGTACGAGGCCTACTCCACCAACGAGGAGGTCGAGCAGCGTCGCCGCGAAGCCGGTCAAGACCCCAAGCTCGGCTACGACAACCACGACCGGGAGCTCACCGCGCAGCAGCGGGAGGCGTTCCGCGCCGAGGGACGAACTCCGGTGCTGCGGCTACGAATGCCCGACGAGGACCTCGGCTGGACCGACCTGGTGCGCGGCGAGATCAGCTTTCCGGCAGGCAGCATTCCGGACCCGGTCCTGGTGCGGGGCAACGGGGATCCGCTCTACACCCTGACCAACCCGGTGGACGACGCGCTGATGCGGATCACCCACGTGCTGCGCGGAGAGGACCTGCTGCCGTCCACCCCGCGCCAGCTCGCGCTGTACCAGGCCCTGCGCCGGATCGGCGTCACCGATTTCACTCCGGAGTTCGGGCACCTGCCCTATGTGATGGGCGAGGGCAACAAGAAGTTGTCCAAACGGGATCCTTCCTCGAACCTTTTCCACTACCGCGAGCGCGGGTTCATCCCCGAGGGGCTGCTGAACTACCTCGCGCTGCTGGGCTGGTCCATCGCCGAGGACAGGGACATCTTCGGCGTGGACGAGCTGGTCGCGGCCTTCCAGATCACCAAGGTGAGTGCGAATCCGGCGCGGTTCGACGTGAAGAAGGCCGAGGCCATCAACGCCACCCACCTGCGCGCCCTGGACGTCGAGGACTTCACCGGCAGGGTGGTGCCCTACCTTGCCGCGGCCGGTGTGCTGCCCGAAACGCCGACCGAGGAGCAACTCCGTACCCTGCGCGCGATCGCGCCCCTGGTGCAGGAACGGGTCACCGTACTGGGGGAAGCCGGCGATCTGGTGCGTTTCCTGTTCGCCGAGGAGGCGGATTTCGCACCGGAGGAGGCGGCCGCGGCCAAGGCCCTCGGCGCCGATGCCGAGCCGGTGCTGCGTGCCGCCATCGAAGCCCTGGATACGCTGCCGTCCTGGACCACCGATGCCATCGAACAGGCGCTCAAGGACGCGCTCGTGGACGGCCTTGGGCTCAAGCCCCGTAAGGCTTTCGCGCCGGTGCGGGTGGCAATCACCGGGCGTACGGTTTCGCCACCGTTGTACGAGTCGATGGAGCTGCTGGGCCGGGACAGGTCCCTCGGACGGCTGCGTCGAGCGGTACCCGGCAACTGA
- a CDS encoding FAD-dependent oxidoreductase, whose translation MTERTTCVVIGGGPAGMVAGLLLARAGVEVTVLEKHGDFLRDFRGDTVHPSTQELLDELGLGERFAELPQSRLEEIAFPVGEGQNLVVGDLRRLRTAHPYIAMVPQWDFLNLLAEAGNAEDTFTLRMHTEVTGLIREGGLVVGVRYRTADGETGELRADLTIACDGRSSLARREANLRPKELPVPIDAWWFRLPRRADETDPTLRPRMRDGRFAIVIPREGYFQIAWIARKGKDPQLRAAGIERFRDELVALFPHFADRAGALESMDDIKHLDVRLNRLYRWHVDGLLCIGDAAHAMSPIGGVGINLAVQDAVAAATLLAGPLRRGQASQRELAKVRGRRLLPTILVQTLQRILHRVVVRPVVDGRRNGPPAPMVRLMRAVPKATFLPAYLIGIGFRPEHAPDFARRLSRPARGS comes from the coding sequence ATGACCGAACGCACGACCTGCGTGGTGATCGGCGGCGGACCGGCCGGCATGGTCGCCGGGCTGCTACTGGCCAGGGCCGGGGTGGAGGTCACGGTGCTGGAGAAGCACGGTGACTTCCTGCGGGACTTCCGCGGGGACACCGTGCACCCTTCGACCCAGGAGCTGCTCGACGAGCTGGGGCTGGGTGAACGGTTCGCCGAGCTCCCGCAGAGCAGGCTCGAGGAGATCGCGTTCCCCGTCGGGGAAGGGCAGAATCTCGTGGTCGGGGACCTGCGCAGGCTGCGCACCGCCCACCCCTACATCGCGATGGTGCCGCAGTGGGACTTCCTGAACCTGCTCGCCGAGGCCGGGAATGCCGAGGACACCTTCACCCTGCGGATGCACACCGAGGTCACCGGCCTGATCCGCGAAGGCGGCCTGGTGGTCGGCGTCCGGTACCGCACCGCCGATGGCGAGACCGGCGAGCTGCGGGCCGACCTGACCATCGCCTGCGACGGACGTTCCTCACTGGCCCGGCGGGAGGCGAACCTCCGCCCGAAGGAGCTGCCGGTGCCGATCGACGCCTGGTGGTTCCGGCTGCCGCGCAGGGCGGACGAGACCGACCCGACCCTGCGTCCGCGGATGCGGGACGGCCGGTTCGCGATCGTCATCCCGCGCGAGGGCTACTTCCAGATCGCCTGGATCGCGCGCAAGGGCAAGGACCCGCAACTGCGCGCCGCCGGGATCGAGCGGTTCCGGGACGAACTCGTCGCGCTCTTCCCGCATTTCGCCGACCGGGCAGGCGCGCTGGAGTCGATGGACGACATCAAGCACCTGGACGTCCGGCTCAACCGGCTGTACCGGTGGCATGTCGACGGGCTGCTGTGCATCGGCGACGCCGCGCATGCGATGTCCCCGATCGGCGGGGTCGGGATCAACCTTGCGGTGCAGGACGCGGTCGCCGCGGCCACCCTGCTCGCCGGGCCGCTGCGGCGCGGCCAGGCGAGCCAACGGGAACTGGCCAAGGTGCGGGGCAGGCGCCTGCTGCCGACGATCCTGGTGCAGACCCTGCAGCGCATCCTGCACCGCGTGGTGGTGCGGCCGGTGGTCGATGGCAGGCGCAACGGCCCGCCAGCGCCGATGGTGCGGCTGATGCGGGCGGTGCCCAAGGCCACATTCCTGCCCGCGTACCTGATCGGGATCGGGTTCCGGCCGGAGCACGCACCGGACTTCGCCCGGCGGCTCAGCCGGCCTGCACGGGGTTCGTGA
- a CDS encoding fumarylacetoacetate hydrolase family protein: MRLARIAHPGGVAFASMEGDGDDAQVLEIAEHPFGKPNFTGRRWPLADVRLLAPILPSKVIAVGRNYSAHAAEFGNEVPAEPMIFIKPSTSVVGPNAAIKLPPSSSRVDFEGELAVVIGQPVKNVPAAKAQAAVLGYAIANDVSARDQQQSDGQWGRAKGYDTFCPLGPWIETAVDPADLALRSEVDGEVKQDARTSSLVHKVPELVEFVSQVMTLLPGDVILTGTPEGVGPISAGQQVSITIEGIGTLTNPVQAG; this comes from the coding sequence GTGCGTCTGGCTCGAATTGCTCATCCCGGTGGCGTCGCGTTCGCTTCGATGGAAGGGGACGGTGACGACGCCCAGGTGCTGGAGATCGCCGAACACCCGTTCGGCAAGCCCAACTTCACCGGCCGCCGCTGGCCGCTGGCCGATGTGCGGCTGCTGGCCCCGATCCTGCCGTCCAAGGTGATCGCCGTCGGCCGTAACTACTCCGCGCACGCCGCGGAGTTCGGCAACGAGGTCCCGGCCGAACCGATGATCTTCATCAAGCCGTCCACCAGCGTGGTCGGGCCGAACGCGGCGATCAAACTGCCGCCGAGTTCGTCCCGTGTGGACTTCGAGGGCGAGCTGGCCGTGGTGATCGGCCAGCCGGTGAAGAACGTGCCCGCGGCCAAGGCGCAGGCGGCCGTGCTCGGCTACGCCATCGCCAACGACGTCAGCGCGCGGGACCAGCAGCAGTCGGACGGCCAGTGGGGCAGGGCGAAGGGCTACGACACCTTCTGCCCGCTCGGGCCGTGGATCGAGACCGCCGTCGACCCGGCCGACCTTGCCCTGCGCAGCGAGGTCGACGGCGAGGTCAAGCAGGACGCGCGTACCTCATCGCTGGTGCACAAGGTGCCGGAGCTGGTCGAGTTCGTCTCGCAGGTGATGACCCTGCTGCCGGGCGACGTGATCCTCACCGGTACCCCGGAGGGGGTCGGTCCGATCAGCGCGGGGCAGCAGGTGTCCATCACCATCGAGGGGATCGGCACGCTCACGAACCCCGTGCAGGCCGGCTGA